From the genome of Nitrososphaerales archaeon:
TCAACAAACCCTTCCCTTTTTAAAACCATTTCATCCTTAGTGAGCAAATAAAGGCCAGAAAGACAATCTCTTGTTACCCCTATTATCGGTCCAGAAAATCTAGGGCTTCTTATGTGTTTGTGGACTTCCATCAAAAGCAAAGCTTCGGCTCTAGCCTCTTCTGTTTGTGGGATGTGTAAATTCATCTCATCACCATCAAAATCTGCATTGTATGGCGGACACACTGCTGTGTTTAGTCTGAAAGTTTTGAAGGGCATAACTCTAACTCTATGGGCCATCATGCTCATTCTATGTAAACTTGGCTGCCTGTTGAAAAGTGAGAGGTCACCATCAGAAATATGTCTCTCAACTATGTAGCCAGGAGCCAACT
Proteins encoded in this window:
- a CDS encoding DNA-directed RNA polymerase subunit A'/A'', giving the protein IPVKVNEKNLEEMRKLVLNGSEVWPGANYVIRPDGRRKKITQSNKEEIAKELAPGYIVERHISDGDLSLFNRQPSLHRMSMMAHRVRVMPFKTFRLNTAVCPPYNADFDGDEMNLHIPQTEEARAEALLLMEVHKHIRSPRFSGPIIGVTRDCLSGLYLLTKDEMVLKREGFV